From the genome of Papaver somniferum cultivar HN1 chromosome 2, ASM357369v1, whole genome shotgun sequence, one region includes:
- the LOC113349128 gene encoding probable inorganic phosphate transporter 1-3, whose protein sequence is MVKEQLEVLKALDIAKTQLYHFTAIVIAGMGFFTDAYDLFCISLVTKLLGRIYYTVPGAEKPGSLPPNVAAAVNGVALVGTLAGQLFFGWLGDRMGRKRVYGLTLLIMVTCSIASGLSLGNQPKAVMATLCFFRFWLGFGIGGDYPLSATIMSEYANKKTRGAFIAAVFAMQGTGILAGGIVAIIVSSIFDKQFPAPAYQVDAKASLPVEADYIWRIIVIFGAIPAALTYYWRMKMPETARYTALVEKNAERAAADMSKVLNKEIKAETEMVERMTTDASNSFGLFSMQFLKRHGLPLLGTTSTWFLLDIAFYSQNLFQKDIFTAIGWIPPAKTMSASEEVFKIARAQTLIALCSTVPGYWFTVAFIDIMGRWAIQMMGFFFMTVFMFAIAFPYNYWSKKENRIGFVIMYALTFFFANFGPNSTTFIVPAEIFPARLRSTCHGISAAAGKAGAIIGAFGFLYAAQNQDPKKTDHGYPAGIGVKNSLIVLGVINFIGMLFTFLVPEPNGKSLEELSGENDGDVEEEKVYPQEGNNRSVPV, encoded by the coding sequence ATGGTGAAGGAACAACTAGAAGTGCTTAAAGCACTTGATATAGCGAAAACACAACTGTACCATTTCACAGCAATTGTGATTGCTGGTATGGGTTTCTTCACAGATGCTTATGATCTCTTTTGCATATCCCTTGTCACCAAACTACTCGGCAGAATCTACTACACTGTGCCAGGAGCAGAAAAACCTGGTAGTTTACCACCAAATGTTGCTGCAGCCGTTAATGGTGTTGCTCTGGTCGGCACACTTGCTGGTCAGCTCTTCTTCGGATGGCTGGGTGATCGTATGGGTAGAAAGCGTGTCTATGGTCTTACCTTACTTATTATGGTCACCTGTTCAATAGCGTCTGGTCTCTCCTTGGGTAACCAGCCAAAAGCAGTCATGGCTACACTATGTTTCTTCCGTttctggcttggatttggaatcGGTGGTGACTACCCACTTTCTGCAACTATCATGTCTGAGTACGCCAACAAGAAAACTCGTGGTGCTTTTATCGCTGCTGTCTTTGCTATGCAAGGAACAGGAATTCTAGCTGGTGGAATTGTTGCCATTATAGTTTCTTCAATATTTGATAAACAATTCCCTGCACCAGCTTATCAAGTTGATGCGAAGGCTTCCCTTCCCGTAGAGGCTGACTACATCTGGCGTATAATTGTGATTTTCGGTGCAATTCCAGCTGCTTTGACCTACTACTGGCGAATGAAGATGCCTGAGACTGCTCGTTACACTGCTCTTGTAGAGAAAAATGCGGAAAGGGCAGCTGCCGATATGTCTAAGGTTTTAAACAAGGAGATTAAAGCTGAAACAGAAATGGTAGAAAGAATGACGACGGATGCTAGCAATTCATTCggtttattttcaatgcaatttcTTAAACGACACGGACTTCCCTTACTTGGAACCACAAGTACTTGGTTCTTGCTGGACATAGCTTTTTACAGTCAAAACTTATTCCAGAAGGATATTTTCACTGCAATTGGGTGGATTCCACCAGCAAAAACGATGAGTGCTAGTGAAGAAGTTTTCAAGATCGCGAGGGCACAAACATTAATCGCTCTATGCAGTACTGTTCCTGGGTATTGGTTTACAGTGGCTTTCATTGATATTATGGGGCGGTGGGCAATTCAAATGATGGGTTTCTTCTTCATGACCGTCTTCATGTTTGCTATTGCATTTCCTTACAACTACTGGAGTAAAAAGGAGAACAGGATCGGATTCGTTATTATGTATGCATTAACTTTCTTTTTTGCAAACTTTGGACCCAACAGTACAACCTTCATCGTCCCAGCAGAGATATTCCCAGCTAGGTTGCGTTCGACATGTCATGGTATATCAGCGGCTGCAGGGAAAGCTGGAGCAATTATTGGTGCATTTGGTTTCTTGTATGCCGCACAGAATCAAGATCCTAAAAAGACTGATCATGGATATCCCGCTGGTATTGGTGTTAAGAACTCCTTGATCGTGCTTGGAGTTATCAATTTCATAGGCATGTTGTTTACATTCCTGGTACCTGAACCAAATGGTAAATCTTTGGAGGAACTATCAGGAGAGAACGATGgagatgttgaagaagaaaaggTTTATCCCCAAGAAGGAAACAATAGATCAGTGCCTGTCTGA